From Montipora foliosa isolate CH-2021 chromosome 6, ASM3666993v2, whole genome shotgun sequence, a single genomic window includes:
- the LOC138006539 gene encoding T-complex protein 1 subunit eta-like: protein MMQPGIILLKEGTDSSQGVPQLISNINACQFIADAVRTTLGPRGMDKLIVNSGGKATISNDGATIIGLLDVVHPAAKTLVDISKSQDAEVGDGTTTVTLLASEFLKQVKPFIEEGVHAQVAVKSFRKAANLAIKKIKEIAVHIKKDDPQEMRILLERCAATALSSKLVAAHKDFFSKMVVDAVMLLDDLLPLSMIGMKKVKGGALQDSRLVAGVAFKKTFSYAGFEMQPKKYKNPKIALLNVELELKAEKENAEVRLDNVQEYQQIVDAEWDILYDKLDKIVKSGAKVVLSKLPIGDVATQYFADRDMFCAGRVVEEDLKRTMKACGGAIQTSVNNMTDDVLGRCELFEEEQIGSERYNIFTGCPEAKTCTLILRGGAEQFIEETERSLHDAIMIVRRAIKNDAVVAGGGAIEMELSKYLRDYSRSIAGKEQLLIGSMARALEIIPRQLCDNAGFDATNILNKLRQKHFQGGLWYGVDINNEDIADNFEACVWEPAVVKTNAITAATEAACLILSVDETVKNPKSEGGGPPPGGMGRGRGRPR, encoded by the exons ATGATG CAACCTGGAATAATTCTCCTCAAGGAGGGAACTGATTCCTCACAAGGTGTCCCTCAGTTGATCAGCAACATAAATGCGTGCCAGTTTATTGCTGATGCAGTACGTACAACGTTGGGACCAAGAGGGATGGATAAACTAATAGTCAATAGCGGAG GGAAAGCTACAATATCCAACGACGGAGCAACTATAATCGGTCTTTTGGATGTTGTTCACCCTGCTGCAAAAACCCTTGTTGACATTTCCAAGTCTCAAGATGCTGAG GTTGGGGATGGCACAACTACTGTTACTCTTTTAGCTAGTGAGTTTCTTAAACAAGTCAAACCATTCATTGAGGAAGGTGTTCATGCACAAGTTGCTGTGAAGAGCTTCCGTAAAGCAGCAAATCTG gccattaaaaaaattaaagaaattgcaGTACACATTAAGAAGGACGATCCTCA GGAAATGCGAATATTGCTAGAGAGATGCGCTGCCACAGCTCTTAGCTCAAAGCTTGTCGCTGCCCACAAAGACTTCTTCTCAAAGATGGTTGTAGACGCAGTTATGCTGCTGGATGACCTTCTTCCTCTTAGTATGATTGGAATGAAGAAGGTCAAAGGTGGTGCTTTGCAAGATTCAAGACTCGTCGCTGGTGTtgcatttaaaaaaacattttcttatGCTGGGTTTGAAATGCAGcctaaaaaatacaaaaacccAAAGATAGCGCTCTTGAATGTTGAGTTGGAATTAAAGGCAGAGAAGGAAAATGCTGAAGTTAGACTTGACAATGTTCAA GAATATCAACAGATTGTTGATGCAGAGTGGGATATCCTTTATGATAAGCTAGACAAAATCGTTAAGAGTGGGGCTAAAGTTGTGCTATCAAAATTACCCATTGGAGATGTGGCCACCCAGTATTTTGCTGACAG ggACATGTTCTGTGCAGGTCGCGTTGTCGAAGAGGATTTAAAAAGGACCATGAAAGCTTGTGGTGGCGCCATTCAAACATCTGTGAACAACATGACTGACGATGTCCTGGGGAGGTGCGAATTGTTTGAAGAAGAGCAGATTGGCAGCGAAAG GTACAACATTTTCACTGGTTGCCCAGAAGCCAAGACTTGTACGCTCATCTTGCGAGGTGGAGCCGAGCAGTTTATTGAAGAAACAGAGCGATCTCTTCATGATGCCATCATGATTGTTCGGCGAGCGATAAAAAACGATGCTGTGGTTGCTGGTGGTGGAGCCATTGAAATGGAGCTGAGCAAATATCTGCGAGATTATTCAAGGTCAATCGCTGGAAAGGAACAGCTCCTAATTGGTTCAATGGCAAGAGCTTTGGAGATTATCCCAAGACAGCTTTGTGATAATGCTGGATTTGATGCAACgaatattttaaataaattgaGGCAAAAACACTTCCAGG GTGGTTTGTGGTATGGTGTTGACATCAATAATGAAGACATCGCTGACAATTTCGAGGCCTGCGTGTGGGAACCAGCCGTGGTGAAGACGAACGCCATTACAGCTGCTACCGAAGCGGCTTGTCTCATTTTGTCGGTGGACGAGACTGTCAAGAACCCGAAATCAGAAGGGGGCGGACCTCCCCCAGGGGGTATGGGCAGAGGGCGAGGTCGCCCGAGATGA
- the LOC138006540 gene encoding G protein alpha i subunit-like, whose amino-acid sequence MAEGLQRSDSNLRPSELKAAFKRSRDIDALLDEERELKEKEVQMLILGAGCSGKTTFLKQLRIVYDNGYTEQEREEFKSIIYENVRRAVVQLIEGMEEMGLIFESDQLRTEDFSRELLEDSNTDDNENSTLSIQDRVPLLTSFWKDSSVQKCYGQRNLFSIDDSAKYFFENLERLSQPGYIPTNEDILHARQATQGVQERSISVNDYSYRIIDAGGQKNQRKKWIHFFEGVTAVVFFVSLSSYDEFVEEDESSNAMLDSLELFEEISHNEFLENTEFILFLNKHDLFLEKLKTSELSDCFPDYDGGSDPEKGLSYIRDLFLKKKPENKNVYLHVTCATDTDLMKDILNDVFEILVNINLKRLSTL is encoded by the exons ATGGCCGAGGGACTGCAAAGATCCGACTCCAATCTTAGGCCAAGTGAACTGAAGGCTGCTTTCAAGAGAAGCAGGGATATCGACGCATTATTGGATGAAGAGAGGgaattaaaggaaaaagaagtGCAGATGTTGATTTTAG GTGCTGGTTGCTCTGGAAAGACAACGTTCCTGAAACAGCTGCGCATTGTGTACGACAACGGGTACACAGAGCAGGAAAGAGAAGAGTTCAAATCAATAATCTACGAAAATGTAAGAAGAGCGGTGGTTCAACTTATTGAGGGAATGGAGGAAATGGGACTGATTTTTGAGAGTGATCAATTAAGAACTGAG GACTTTAGCAGAGAATTATTGGAAGACAGTAACACAGACGATAACGAAAACAGCACTCTTTCGATTCAAGACAGAGTACCATTGTTAACATCATTTTGGAAGGATTCATCGGTACAGAAGTGTTATGGTCAGAGAAATTTGTTCTCCATCGATGATTCTGCGAAATA ttttttcgaAAATCTTGAGCGCTTATCGCAGCCTGGTTATATCCCAACCAACGAGGATATTCTTCACGCCAGACAAGCTACACAAGGGGTGCAGGAGAGAAGTATATCTGTGAACGACTACAGTTATAG AATAATAGATGCTGGAGGACAAAAAAACCAACGCAAAAAGTGGATTCACTTTTTTGAAGGAGTAACAGCCGTAGTGTTCTTTGTGTCACTGAGCAGTTATGACGAATTCGTCGAAGAGGATGAAAGTTCG AACGCCATGTTAGACAGCTTGGAATTGTTTGAGGAGATCAGTCATAATGAATTCCTGGAAAACACCGAGTTTATTTTGTTCCTAAACAAGCACGACCTCTTTTTAGAAAAATTAAAGACGTCTGAACTCTCTGACTGCTTTCCCGATTACGATG GTGGATCCGACCCCGAAAAAGGCCTTAGCTACATCCGGGATCTATTCCTcaaaaagaaacctgaaaataaaaatgtttactTGCACGTAACATGCGCAACGGACACTGACCTAATGAAAGACATTTTGAACGATGTATTCGAGATCCTGGTTAATATAAATCTGAAAAGACTTTCCACGCTTTAG